A single Chiloscyllium punctatum isolate Juve2018m chromosome 26, sChiPun1.3, whole genome shotgun sequence DNA region contains:
- the irx6a gene encoding Iroquois homeobox protein 6a isoform X3 — MYSTSEQFFVSASPGATCCEAGSRPVTEGRAGPAQAAVCCPPYDNRLLTNARTEINAAAAALGMYSSSPYATAASQGYGNYLAYSTDSSALYSSLNSQYEIKDGTGSLHSGVAAAATYYPYDHSLGQYQYDRCATMDFSSNSRRKNATRETTSTLKTWLHEHRKNPYPTKGEKIMLAIITKMTLTQVSTWFANARRRLKKENKMTWSPRNKGGDEKKEDSEKKDGDQYSAESGAKDEKEYGDDKELRLSDLEDLDDEESGKVDQDKAPCGLGTRLVEGSDRNMSPPGNPHTFSCSKGDSSLAPHFLETISNKPPVSMAGTSLQQRFGTAEKPRIWSLAHTAASNALVACESGQSRTVRYCAEVRPSQATVNQVDDILSLRDSSHAARILRTSAFNLQTLVATGQLHCASYPALGNCQYTSGTEGFLRHGKSDVESAEMTETCPLHPEGKLRRAFRPVLKRLV, encoded by the exons ATGTACTCGACCTCAGAGCAG TTCTTCGTGTCGGCCAGTCCCGGAGCGACGTGCTGCGAAGCCGGCTCCAGACCTGTGACTGAAGGGCGCGCTGGGCCGGCCCAAGCTGCTGTTTGCTGCCCTCCCTATGATAACAGATTACTGACCAACGCCAGGACTGAGATTAACGCGGCGGCCGCGGCCCTGGGCATGTACAGCAGCTCTCCCTATGCAACTGCAGCCAGCCAGGGCTACGGGAACTATTTGGCGTACAGTACCGACTCTTCAGCCTTGTACTCCTCCCTG AATTCCCAGTATGAAATTAAAGATGGCACTGGGAGTTTACACTCGGGAGTTGCTGCAGCAGCTACCTACTACCCGTATGACCACTCCTTGGGGCAGTACCAGTATGACAG gtGTGCCACCATGGACTTCAGCAGCAACTCTCGGCGCAAAAACGCGACCCGAGAAACCACGAGCACTCTGAAGACTTGGCTTCACGAGCACAGGAAGAACCCTTATCCCACCAAAGGCGAGAAGATCATGTTGGCCATCATCACCAAGATGACGCTGACTCAAGTCTCCACTTGGTTCGCGAACGCCCGGAGGAGGCTGAAGAAGGAGAACAAGATGACCTGGTCACCGAGAAACAAAGGGGGGGATGAGAAGAAAGAGGACAGCGAGAAAAAAGACGGGGACCAATACAGTGCGGAGAGCGGGGCGAAAG ATGAGAAAGAATATGGAGATGACAAAGAGTTGAGACTGAGTGATCTGGAGGATTTGGACGATGAGGAATCGGGAAAAGTGGACCAAGACAAGGCCCCATGCGGCCTCGGTACAAGGCTGGTGGAGGGAAGTGACCGTAACATGTCGCCTCCAGGCAATCCGCACACATTCTCCTGCTCGAAGGGTGATTCCAGCCTCGCTCCACACTTTCTAGAAACCATCAGCAATAAGCCACCAGTTTCTATGGCAGGCACCAGTCTCCAGCAGCGCTTTGGGACAGCAGAGAAGCCGAGGATTTGGTCTCTAGCACATACAGCAGCCTCCAACGCTCTGGTGGCGTGTGAGAGCGGCCAGTCGCGGACAGTTCGGTACTGCGCCGAGGTGAGGCCGAGCCAGGCCACGGTCAACCAAGTCGATGATATCCTATCTCTTCGAGACTCTTCACATGCAGCCCGCATTCTGAGAACTTCTGCATTCAATTTACAAACGCTTGTGGCCACTGGTCAGCTGCACTGTGCTTCCTACCCCGCACTAGGCAACTGCCAGTATACATCAGGGACTGAAG GATTTCTGAGGCATGGGAAATCTGATGTGGAATCAGCGGAGATGACGGAAACATGCCCACTGCACCCAGAGGGGAAGCTGAGGAGGGCCTTCAGACCTGTCCTGAAGAG
- the irx6a gene encoding Iroquois homeobox protein 6a isoform X1 → MVAQGAVMSFSQFGYPYNTASQFFVSASPGATCCEAGSRPVTEGRAGPAQAAVCCPPYDNRLLTNARTEINAAAAALGMYSSSPYATAASQGYGNYLAYSTDSSALYSSLNSQYEIKDGTGSLHSGVAAAATYYPYDHSLGQYQYDRCATMDFSSNSRRKNATRETTSTLKTWLHEHRKNPYPTKGEKIMLAIITKMTLTQVSTWFANARRRLKKENKMTWSPRNKGGDEKKEDSEKKDGDQYSAESGAKDEKEYGDDKELRLSDLEDLDDEESGKVDQDKAPCGLGTRLVEGSDRNMSPPGNPHTFSCSKGDSSLAPHFLETISNKPPVSMAGTSLQQRFGTAEKPRIWSLAHTAASNALVACESGQSRTVRYCAEVRPSQATVNQVDDILSLRDSSHAARILRTSAFNLQTLVATGQLHCASYPALGNCQYTSGTEGFLRHGKSDVESAEMTETCPLHPEGKLRRAFRPVLKRLV, encoded by the exons ATGGTGGCACAGGGAGCAGTGATGTCGTTCTCTCAATTTGGATATCCCTACAACACAGCGTCCCAG TTCTTCGTGTCGGCCAGTCCCGGAGCGACGTGCTGCGAAGCCGGCTCCAGACCTGTGACTGAAGGGCGCGCTGGGCCGGCCCAAGCTGCTGTTTGCTGCCCTCCCTATGATAACAGATTACTGACCAACGCCAGGACTGAGATTAACGCGGCGGCCGCGGCCCTGGGCATGTACAGCAGCTCTCCCTATGCAACTGCAGCCAGCCAGGGCTACGGGAACTATTTGGCGTACAGTACCGACTCTTCAGCCTTGTACTCCTCCCTG AATTCCCAGTATGAAATTAAAGATGGCACTGGGAGTTTACACTCGGGAGTTGCTGCAGCAGCTACCTACTACCCGTATGACCACTCCTTGGGGCAGTACCAGTATGACAG gtGTGCCACCATGGACTTCAGCAGCAACTCTCGGCGCAAAAACGCGACCCGAGAAACCACGAGCACTCTGAAGACTTGGCTTCACGAGCACAGGAAGAACCCTTATCCCACCAAAGGCGAGAAGATCATGTTGGCCATCATCACCAAGATGACGCTGACTCAAGTCTCCACTTGGTTCGCGAACGCCCGGAGGAGGCTGAAGAAGGAGAACAAGATGACCTGGTCACCGAGAAACAAAGGGGGGGATGAGAAGAAAGAGGACAGCGAGAAAAAAGACGGGGACCAATACAGTGCGGAGAGCGGGGCGAAAG ATGAGAAAGAATATGGAGATGACAAAGAGTTGAGACTGAGTGATCTGGAGGATTTGGACGATGAGGAATCGGGAAAAGTGGACCAAGACAAGGCCCCATGCGGCCTCGGTACAAGGCTGGTGGAGGGAAGTGACCGTAACATGTCGCCTCCAGGCAATCCGCACACATTCTCCTGCTCGAAGGGTGATTCCAGCCTCGCTCCACACTTTCTAGAAACCATCAGCAATAAGCCACCAGTTTCTATGGCAGGCACCAGTCTCCAGCAGCGCTTTGGGACAGCAGAGAAGCCGAGGATTTGGTCTCTAGCACATACAGCAGCCTCCAACGCTCTGGTGGCGTGTGAGAGCGGCCAGTCGCGGACAGTTCGGTACTGCGCCGAGGTGAGGCCGAGCCAGGCCACGGTCAACCAAGTCGATGATATCCTATCTCTTCGAGACTCTTCACATGCAGCCCGCATTCTGAGAACTTCTGCATTCAATTTACAAACGCTTGTGGCCACTGGTCAGCTGCACTGTGCTTCCTACCCCGCACTAGGCAACTGCCAGTATACATCAGGGACTGAAG GATTTCTGAGGCATGGGAAATCTGATGTGGAATCAGCGGAGATGACGGAAACATGCCCACTGCACCCAGAGGGGAAGCTGAGGAGGGCCTTCAGACCTGTCCTGAAGAG
- the irx6a gene encoding Iroquois homeobox protein 6a isoform X4 encodes MYSSSPYATAASQGYGNYLAYSTDSSALYSSLNSQYEIKDGTGSLHSGVAAAATYYPYDHSLGQYQYDRCATMDFSSNSRRKNATRETTSTLKTWLHEHRKNPYPTKGEKIMLAIITKMTLTQVSTWFANARRRLKKENKMTWSPRNKGGDEKKEDSEKKDGDQYSAESGAKDEKEYGDDKELRLSDLEDLDDEESGKVDQDKAPCGLGTRLVEGSDRNMSPPGNPHTFSCSKGDSSLAPHFLETISNKPPVSMAGTSLQQRFGTAEKPRIWSLAHTAASNALVACESGQSRTVRYCAEVRPSQATVNQVDDILSLRDSSHAARILRTSAFNLQTLVATGQLHCASYPALGNCQYTSGTEGFLRHGKSDVESAEMTETCPLHPEGKLRRAFRPVLKRLV; translated from the exons ATGTACAGCAGCTCTCCCTATGCAACTGCAGCCAGCCAGGGCTACGGGAACTATTTGGCGTACAGTACCGACTCTTCAGCCTTGTACTCCTCCCTG AATTCCCAGTATGAAATTAAAGATGGCACTGGGAGTTTACACTCGGGAGTTGCTGCAGCAGCTACCTACTACCCGTATGACCACTCCTTGGGGCAGTACCAGTATGACAG gtGTGCCACCATGGACTTCAGCAGCAACTCTCGGCGCAAAAACGCGACCCGAGAAACCACGAGCACTCTGAAGACTTGGCTTCACGAGCACAGGAAGAACCCTTATCCCACCAAAGGCGAGAAGATCATGTTGGCCATCATCACCAAGATGACGCTGACTCAAGTCTCCACTTGGTTCGCGAACGCCCGGAGGAGGCTGAAGAAGGAGAACAAGATGACCTGGTCACCGAGAAACAAAGGGGGGGATGAGAAGAAAGAGGACAGCGAGAAAAAAGACGGGGACCAATACAGTGCGGAGAGCGGGGCGAAAG ATGAGAAAGAATATGGAGATGACAAAGAGTTGAGACTGAGTGATCTGGAGGATTTGGACGATGAGGAATCGGGAAAAGTGGACCAAGACAAGGCCCCATGCGGCCTCGGTACAAGGCTGGTGGAGGGAAGTGACCGTAACATGTCGCCTCCAGGCAATCCGCACACATTCTCCTGCTCGAAGGGTGATTCCAGCCTCGCTCCACACTTTCTAGAAACCATCAGCAATAAGCCACCAGTTTCTATGGCAGGCACCAGTCTCCAGCAGCGCTTTGGGACAGCAGAGAAGCCGAGGATTTGGTCTCTAGCACATACAGCAGCCTCCAACGCTCTGGTGGCGTGTGAGAGCGGCCAGTCGCGGACAGTTCGGTACTGCGCCGAGGTGAGGCCGAGCCAGGCCACGGTCAACCAAGTCGATGATATCCTATCTCTTCGAGACTCTTCACATGCAGCCCGCATTCTGAGAACTTCTGCATTCAATTTACAAACGCTTGTGGCCACTGGTCAGCTGCACTGTGCTTCCTACCCCGCACTAGGCAACTGCCAGTATACATCAGGGACTGAAG GATTTCTGAGGCATGGGAAATCTGATGTGGAATCAGCGGAGATGACGGAAACATGCCCACTGCACCCAGAGGGGAAGCTGAGGAGGGCCTTCAGACCTGTCCTGAAGAG
- the irx6a gene encoding Iroquois homeobox protein 6a isoform X2 produces the protein MVAQGAVMSFSQFGYPYNTASQFFVSASPGATCCEAGSRPVTEGRAGPAQAAVCCPPYDNRLLTNARTEINAAAAALGMYSSSPYATAASQGYGNYLAYSTDSSALYSSLNSQYEIKDGTGSLHSGVAAAATYYPYDHSLGQYQYDRCATMDFSSNSRRKNATRETTSTLKTWLHEHRKNPYPTKGEKIMLAIITKMTLTQVSTWFANARRRLKKENKMTWSPRNKGGDEKKEDSEKKDGDQYSAESGAKDEKEYGDDKELRLSDLEDLDDEESGKVDQDKAPCGLGTRLVEGSDRNMSPPGNPHTFSCSKGDSSLAPHFLETISNKPPVSMAGTSLQQRFGTAEKPRIWSLAHTAASNALVACESGQSRTVRYCAEVRPSQATVNQVDDILSLRDSSHAARILRTSAFNLQTLVATGQLHCASYPALGNCQYTSGTEGFLRHGKSDVESAEMTETCPLHPEGKLRRAFRPVLKR, from the exons ATGGTGGCACAGGGAGCAGTGATGTCGTTCTCTCAATTTGGATATCCCTACAACACAGCGTCCCAG TTCTTCGTGTCGGCCAGTCCCGGAGCGACGTGCTGCGAAGCCGGCTCCAGACCTGTGACTGAAGGGCGCGCTGGGCCGGCCCAAGCTGCTGTTTGCTGCCCTCCCTATGATAACAGATTACTGACCAACGCCAGGACTGAGATTAACGCGGCGGCCGCGGCCCTGGGCATGTACAGCAGCTCTCCCTATGCAACTGCAGCCAGCCAGGGCTACGGGAACTATTTGGCGTACAGTACCGACTCTTCAGCCTTGTACTCCTCCCTG AATTCCCAGTATGAAATTAAAGATGGCACTGGGAGTTTACACTCGGGAGTTGCTGCAGCAGCTACCTACTACCCGTATGACCACTCCTTGGGGCAGTACCAGTATGACAG gtGTGCCACCATGGACTTCAGCAGCAACTCTCGGCGCAAAAACGCGACCCGAGAAACCACGAGCACTCTGAAGACTTGGCTTCACGAGCACAGGAAGAACCCTTATCCCACCAAAGGCGAGAAGATCATGTTGGCCATCATCACCAAGATGACGCTGACTCAAGTCTCCACTTGGTTCGCGAACGCCCGGAGGAGGCTGAAGAAGGAGAACAAGATGACCTGGTCACCGAGAAACAAAGGGGGGGATGAGAAGAAAGAGGACAGCGAGAAAAAAGACGGGGACCAATACAGTGCGGAGAGCGGGGCGAAAG ATGAGAAAGAATATGGAGATGACAAAGAGTTGAGACTGAGTGATCTGGAGGATTTGGACGATGAGGAATCGGGAAAAGTGGACCAAGACAAGGCCCCATGCGGCCTCGGTACAAGGCTGGTGGAGGGAAGTGACCGTAACATGTCGCCTCCAGGCAATCCGCACACATTCTCCTGCTCGAAGGGTGATTCCAGCCTCGCTCCACACTTTCTAGAAACCATCAGCAATAAGCCACCAGTTTCTATGGCAGGCACCAGTCTCCAGCAGCGCTTTGGGACAGCAGAGAAGCCGAGGATTTGGTCTCTAGCACATACAGCAGCCTCCAACGCTCTGGTGGCGTGTGAGAGCGGCCAGTCGCGGACAGTTCGGTACTGCGCCGAGGTGAGGCCGAGCCAGGCCACGGTCAACCAAGTCGATGATATCCTATCTCTTCGAGACTCTTCACATGCAGCCCGCATTCTGAGAACTTCTGCATTCAATTTACAAACGCTTGTGGCCACTGGTCAGCTGCACTGTGCTTCCTACCCCGCACTAGGCAACTGCCAGTATACATCAGGGACTGAAG GATTTCTGAGGCATGGGAAATCTGATGTGGAATCAGCGGAGATGACGGAAACATGCCCACTGCACCCAGAGGGGAAGCTGAGGAGGGCCTTCAGACCTGTCCTGAAGAGGTGA